In Streptomyces rapamycinicus NRRL 5491, the genomic stretch TGGACGCGCTGGCCGAACAGCGGCGGGCCGAGGGGCTGCCGGCCACGTCGGTCGGCTGGGGGGTGTGGGCCGGGGACGGGATGGGCGACGGGCCCCTCGGAGAGGCCGCGCGACGGCACGGAGTGCCGGGGATGTCCCCGCAGGACGCGACAGCGGCGATGCGGACGGCCGTGGAACACGGTGACGCCGCGATCGTGCTGGCCGACATCGAGTGGGACCGCTATCACACGGCGGTCACCGCGTCCCGGCCGAATCCGGCGCTCTCGCGTATCCCCGAGGTCAGGTCGCTGCTCACCACGCGGACCGCTCCGGCGGAGGCGACCGACCCGCTCGCGGTCGTACGCGCCCAGACCGCGGCGGTCCTCGGCTACGCCTCCGGGACGCGGGTCGAGCCGCACCGGCCGTTCAACGAACTCGGATTCGACTCGGTGACCGCCGTCGAGTTCCGCAACCGGCTCAACGCCGTGACGGGGCTGTCCCTGGTGACCACCGTGGTCTACGACCACCCGACGCCCGCCGCGCTCGCCGACCACCTGCGCGCGGAGCTCGGTGGCTCCACTCCGGACGGGACCCCGGCGCGTCCGGAGGCAGGCCCGGACCTCACCACCGACCCCGTCGTCATCGTCGGAATGGCCTGCCGCCTCCCCGGCGGCGTCACCTCGCCCGACGAACTGTGGGACCTGCTGGCCGAGGAACGCACCACGGTGGGACCGCCGCCGCCCGAGCGGGGGTGGGACCTCGCCGCCCTGCCCGCGGACTGTGTGACCACGGCCTCCTACCTGGACGACATCGCGGCCTTCGACGCGGAGTTCTTCGGGATCTCCCCCAGGGAGGCCATGGCCATGGACCCGCAGCAGCGGCTGGCCCTGGAGACCTCGTGGGAGGCGCTCGAGCACGGCGGCATCGCGCCCGGCAGCCTGGCCGGCAGCCGTACCGGTGTGTTCCTCGGCAGCACCGGTCAGGACTACTACGCGCTCCTGACCGGGGCCGGAGCCGACGACGCCGCCGGTCACGCGGGCACGGGCAGCGCGGGCTCGGTGCTCTCCGGCCGGGTCGCGTACGCGCTCGGACTCGAGGGACCCGCCGTCACCGTCGACACGGCGTGCTCCTCCGGGCTCGTCGCCCTGCACCTGGCGGCGCAGTCCCTGCGGAACGGCGAGTGCGCCACGGCGCTCGTGGGAGGGGTGACGGTCATGACCACCCCCACGGGCCTGGCCGAGTTCTCCCGCCAGGGCGGGCTGGCCCCCGACGGCCTGTGCAAGGCGTTCTCCGACTCCGCCGACGGCACCGGATTCGCCGAGGGCGCGGGCATGCTCGTACTGCAGCGGCTGTCCGACGCCCGTGCCGCGGGACGCCGCGTCTGGGCCGTGGTGCGTGGTTCGGCGATCAATCAGGACGGCCTGTCCAACGGTCTGTCGGCGCCCAACGGCCGCGCCCAGCGGGAGGTCATCCGCCAGGCCCTGGCGAACGCGCGCCTGTCCGCCGGGGCCGTCGACGTGGTCGAGGCGCACGGCACCGGGACACCACTCGGCGACCCGATCGAGGCACACGCCCTGCTGGCGGCCTACGGGCAGGACCGGGCGCGGCCGCTGCTCATCGGGACGCTGAAGTCCAACATCGGCCACACCCAGGCCGCCGCCGGTGTCGCGGGCGTGATCAAGACGGCGCTGGCCCTGCACCACGGCACGGTGCCCGCGACCCTGCACGCCGGTACGGCGTCGTCCCATGTGGACTGGACGGCGGGCAGCGCCGAACTGGCCCGTGCCCGGACTCCGTGGCCCGACACCGGCGCACCGCGCCGGGCCGGGGTCTCCGCGTTCGGCATCTCGGGCACCAACGCGCACGTCGTGCTGGAGGCGGACACCCCACCGCCCGCCGAACCGCGGGCGACCGGGGAGACGGCGCCGATCCCGCTGGCCGTGTCCGGCCGGGGGCCGGAAGCCCTCGCGGAGCAGGCGAGGCGGCTGTCCGTGCTGCTGGACGGCGGGACCGATCCGGTCGACATCGGCTGGTCCCTGGTCACCACGCGAACGCGGCAGTCCCATCGGGCCGTGGCCCTCGGCCGGGACCGCGCCGAGCTGGCCGCCGCACTCACCGCGCTGGCGAGCGGCACCTCCGCACCCTCGGTGGTCTCCGCCGTGGCCGCCGGCCAGGACCAGCGCCCGTCTTCGTCTTCCCCGGCCAGGGCTCCAGCTGGGCGGGGATGGGACGCGCGCTGATCGAGTCCTCGCCCGTGTTCGCGGACTCGATGGCCGAGTGCGCGCGGGCGATCGCCACCGAGGCCGACTGGGACCTGTCGGCGGTGCTCGGCGAGGAGGACATGCTGCGGCGGGCCGATGTCGTCCAGCCCGCCCTGTTCGCGGTCATGGTGTCGCTGGCCCGGCTGTGGGAGTCCTACGGCGTGACCCCGGCCGCCGTGGTCGGGCATTCCCTCGGTGAGTACGCCGCCGCGTGCGTGGCGGGAGCGCTGACGGTCGAACAGGCGGCGGTCGCGGTCGTGCGCCGCGGCAGAGTGATCGCCGACCGTCTGTCCGGTGATCATGGGGTGCTGTCCGTTCCGGTCGCCGCCGAACACGTCCGCTTCGACGGCGTCGAGATCGCCGCGTTCAACGGGCCGTCGGCCACGGTGGTCGCCGGGACCAACAGCGCGCTCGAGCGCGTACTGGAGGCCGTGCCCGCGGCCAAACGGGTGCCGATGGACTACGCCTCGCACACCTCCGCCGTCGAGACGGCCGAGGACGCGCTGCTCGGGGAGCTGGCCGGACTGAGCCCGAAGGGCGTCGGCATCCCCTTCTACTCCACGGTGACCGGGGGAAGGCTGGACACCACGGCCCTCGACGCGCACTACTGGTACCGCAATCTGCGCAACCCGGTGTTGTTCGAGACGGCCGGCCGCCGGCTGATCGAGGACGGACACACGGTGTTCATCGAGATGAGCCCGCGCCCGCTGCTGGCGGCGGCCCTGCACCAGACGGCGGAAGCACTGGACCAGCCCGTGCACACCGTCGCCTCACTGCGCCGCGACGACGGCGACATGGACCGCTTCCTGCGCTCGCTCGCCGACGCGCACACCCACGGGGTGACCGTGGACTGGCGCCCCGCGCTGCCCGGCGGCAGGGCCGTCGCGCTGCCGACGTACGCCTTCCAGCGCAAGCGGTTCTGGCCGACGGCCCGGCCACCGCGACGCCCCGGCCAGACACACCCGCTGCTGGGCCCCGCCGAAGAGCTCGCGGGCTCCCCGGACGTGGTGTTCACCAGTACCTCTCCACCCGGACCCACCCATGGCTGGCCGACCATGTGGTGCGGGACTCGGTGCTGCTGCCGGGCACCGCGTTCCTGGAGATGGCGGTCCGGGCCGCCGACGAGACCGGCTGCCACGGCGTCGCCGAACTCGTCCTGGAAGCGCCGCTGGTACTGACCGGCGGCGACATCCGGATCCAGCTGATCGTGCACGGCCCCGACGCGTCGGGGGACCGGCCGTTCTCCGTGCACAGCCGGAACGAGCACGACTGGACGCGGCACGCCACCGGCCGGCTCTCGGCGGTGGCGCAGCCGGTTCCTCCGGGCACACCGGTGTTGCCGCCCGACGCCGAACCGGTCGCGCTGGACGCCTTCTACGGTGAACTCGACGACGCCGGATACCGGTACGGCGAGTCGTTCCGCGGCATGCGTGCGGCCTGGCGGTCGGGCGACGAGCTGTTCGCCGAGGTGGCCCTGGCCGACGCGGTCCCCACCGACGGGTTCCAGCTGCATCCCGCGCTGCTGGACGCCGCCTGCCAGGCGATGACGCTGGCCGGCGGGGACGAGCCGGGGCTGCCGTTCCTGTGGTCCGATGCCGAACTGCACGCACGCGGCGCCCGGGAGCTGTTCGTCCGCATCGCCCCGGCCGGGCCCGACGCGATGTCGATCACCGCCGTCGACCACGAGGGAACGCTCGTGTTCCGCGCCGGCCGGCTGCTCACCCGGCCGTTCGCCCGGCCGGACACGGGCGCCCTGCCCGCGGACTCGCTGTTCACCGTGGACTGGGTCCCGCTTCCGGCGCCGGCACCCGCCGCCGACCGGGAGTGGGCGGTGCTCGACGGCCCCGAGGCCGACCACGGTCTCGGCGTACCCGCGTTCCCCGAGCCGTCCGCCGTGCCCCCGGGAACGTCGATCGTGCTGACGGCCGTCGACGCGTCCTCACTGCACCGGATCCTGGCCGCCGTGCAGACCACGATCGCCACCGACCGTCCCGAACCGCTCGTGGTGCTGACGCACCACGCGGTGGCCGTGCGCCCCTCGGACGAGCCGGTGCCCGACCGGGCCGCGGTATGGGGGCTGCTGCGCACCGCGCAGTCCGAGCACCCCGGACGGTTCGTACTGCTCGACAGCGACCGGCCCGTGACCACGGCCGACCTCCGCGACGCCCTGGCGACCGGCGAACCGCAGGTCGCCCTGCGGGGCGCCGACCGGTACGCGCCACGGCTGACCCGGCGGCCGGCCGCGCTGCAGCCGCCCGCCGGCGAGGCGTGGAACCTCACCGCCTCGCCGACCGGCAGCCTGGACGATCTCGCGCTGACCCCCGTACGGCCGAGCCGCTGACCGACGGGCAGGTCCGCATCGCCGTCCGTGCCGTCGGGGTGAACTTCAAGGACGTACTGATCACCCTTGGCATGGTGCCCGGCGACCTGACCCGGCTCGGAGCGGAGGCCGCGGGAGTCGTGCTCGACGTCGGTCCCGGCGTGCGCTCCCTGCGCCCCGGCGACCGGGTGTTCGGCCTCGCCGACGCCGCGTTCGGCTCGACGGCCGTCACCGACCGGCGCCTGCTGGCGCGGATACCCGACGGCTGGAGCTTCGCCCGCGCCGCGAGCGTGCCCGCCGTGTTCCTCACCGCCTACTACGCACTGCGCGACCTGCTCGGCCTCCAGCCGGGGCAGCGGATCCTGGTGCACTCGGGCGCGGGCGGTGTCGGGATGGCGGCGATCCAGCTCGCCAGGGTGTGGGGCGCCGAGGTGTTCGCCACCGCGAGCGAGCCCAAACAGGATGCCGTCGCCGGACTCGGGGTCGCCCGGGACCACATCGCCTCCTCCCGGACGCTCGACTTCGAGCGGGCCTTCACCGAGGTCACCGGCGGCAAGGGGGTGGACGCCGTGCTGAACTCGCTCGCGGGTGAGTTCGTGGACGCCTCACTGCGGCTGCTGCGCCCGGGCGGCCGGTTCGCGGAGATGGGCAGGACCGACATCCGCGAGAGCGGACCCGCCGGCGTGGAGTATCTGCCCTTCGACCTGTCGGACGCGGGGGAGGAGCGGATCGGCGAGATGCTGGCCGAACTGCTCACCCTGTTCGGCACCGGGAAGCTGGTGGCCCTGCCGGTCACCACATGGGACATACGCCGGGCCCCGAGCGCGTTCCGCCATCTGAGCCAGGCCCGGCACGTGGGCAAGGTCGTGCTCACCGTCGGCCGGGACCTCGACCCGGACGGCACCGTGCTGCTCACCGGTGGCACCGGCGGACTCGGCGCGTCGCTGGCCCGGCATCTGGTACGGGCACGCGGCGTGCGCAGCCTGGTCCTGGTGAGCCGTACGGGAATCGACGCGCCCGGGGCTCGCGAACTGCGGGACGAACTGACCGGGGCCGGTGCCTCGGTCACCGTGGCCGCCTGCGACATCGCCGACCGCGCGGCACTGGGCCGGGTCCTCGACGCCGTCCCGGCGGCGCACCCGCTCACGGCCGTGGTGCACGCCGCGGGGGTGCTCGACGACGCGACCATCGGCGAACTCGACCCCGGCCGGCTGGAGACGGTACTGCGGCCCAAGGTCCGGGGCGCGCGCCTGCTGCACGAGCTGACCCAGGACCTGGACCTCAGCGCGTTCGTGCTGTTCTCCTCGGCCGCGGGGGTGTTCGGCGCGGCCGGCCAGGGGAACTACGCCGCCGCCAACGCCGTACTCGACGCCCTCGCCCGGCACCGCGGGGCGCGGGGCCTGCCCGCGGTGTCGATCGACTGGGGGCTGTGGGACCTCCCCAGCGCGATGACCGCGGGTCTTGACCACGCGCGCTTCGCGCGGTCGGGCCTGATGCCGCTGGCCGAGGAGCAGGGCCACGCGATCTTCGACCAGGTGGCCACCGGCGGGGAAGCCCAGGTCGTCGCCGCTCGGCTGGACCTGGCGGTGTTCCGCGACCTGCCCGACCCGCCCCGGCTGATGGCCGGGCTGGTGCGCGGACCGCGCAAGGCGGCGGGCACCACCGCCGCCAGGCCGGTACGCACCGAGGAGGGGCTGCTGGAGATGGTGCGCGCCACGGCCGCCGACGT encodes the following:
- a CDS encoding type I polyketide synthase, whose protein sequence is MGDTHEDQVRIDRTGAFGRRIVRAPAPAERGGDWQVRGTALVTGGTGGLGRHVVRWLAAEGAEHVIVVNRRGTDAPGASELAADLAGSGTRLSIVPCDLSDRAALARVIDSIDPAAPLRTVVHTAAVLDDAAIDTLTMEQFDRVLAVKARGAANLHELTRDLHLDAFVLFSSLAGTVGAAGQGTYAPANAYLDALAEQRRAEGLPATSVGWGVWAGDGMGDGPLGEAARRHGVPGMSPQDATAAMRTAVEHGDAAIVLADIEWDRYHTAVTASRPNPALSRIPEVRSLLTTRTAPAEATDPLAVVRAQTAAVLGYASGTRVEPHRPFNELGFDSVTAVEFRNRLNAVTGLSLVTTVVYDHPTPAALADHLRAELGGSTPDGTPARPEAGPDLTTDPVVIVGMACRLPGGVTSPDELWDLLAEERTTVGPPPPERGWDLAALPADCVTTASYLDDIAAFDAEFFGISPREAMAMDPQQRLALETSWEALEHGGIAPGSLAGSRTGVFLGSTGQDYYALLTGAGADDAAGHAGTGSAGSVLSGRVAYALGLEGPAVTVDTACSSGLVALHLAAQSLRNGECATALVGGVTVMTTPTGLAEFSRQGGLAPDGLCKAFSDSADGTGFAEGAGMLVLQRLSDARAAGRRVWAVVRGSAINQDGLSNGLSAPNGRAQREVIRQALANARLSAGAVDVVEAHGTGTPLGDPIEAHALLAAYGQDRARPLLIGTLKSNIGHTQAAAGVAGVIKTALALHHGTVPATLHAGTASSHVDWTAGSAELARARTPWPDTGAPRRAGVSAFGISGTNAHVVLEADTPPPAEPRATGETAPIPLAVSGRGPEALAEQARRLSVLLDGGTDPVDIGWSLVTTRTRQSHRAVALGRDRAELAAALTALASGTSAPSVVSAVAAGQDQRPSSSSPARAPAGRGWDAR
- a CDS encoding acyltransferase domain-containing protein, encoding MGRALIESSPVFADSMAECARAIATEADWDLSAVLGEEDMLRRADVVQPALFAVMVSLARLWESYGVTPAAVVGHSLGEYAAACVAGALTVEQAAVAVVRRGRVIADRLSGDHGVLSVPVAAEHVRFDGVEIAAFNGPSATVVAGTNSALERVLEAVPAAKRVPMDYASHTSAVETAEDALLGELAGLSPKGVGIPFYSTVTGGRLDTTALDAHYWYRNLRNPVLFETAGRRLIEDGHTVFIEMSPRPLLAAALHQTAEALDQPVHTVASLRRDDGDMDRFLRSLADAHTHGVTVDWRPALPGGRAVALPTYAFQRKRFWPTARPPRRPGQTHPLLGPAEELAGSPDVVFTSTSPPGPTHGWPTMWCGTRCCCRAPRSWRWRSGPPTRPAATASPNSSWKRRWY
- a CDS encoding polyketide synthase dehydratase domain-containing protein, encoding MRDSVLLPGTAFLEMAVRAADETGCHGVAELVLEAPLVLTGGDIRIQLIVHGPDASGDRPFSVHSRNEHDWTRHATGRLSAVAQPVPPGTPVLPPDAEPVALDAFYGELDDAGYRYGESFRGMRAAWRSGDELFAEVALADAVPTDGFQLHPALLDAACQAMTLAGGDEPGLPFLWSDAELHARGARELFVRIAPAGPDAMSITAVDHEGTLVFRAGRLLTRPFARPDTGALPADSLFTVDWVPLPAPAPAADREWAVLDGPEADHGLGVPAFPEPSAVPPGTSIVLTAVDASSLHRILAAVQTTIATDRPEPLVVLTHHAVAVRPSDEPVPDRAAVWGLLRTAQSEHPGRFVLLDSDRPVTTADLRDALATGEPQVALRGADRYAPRLTRRPAALQPPAGEAWNLTASPTGSLDDLALTPVRPSR
- a CDS encoding SDR family NAD(P)-dependent oxidoreductase, which gives rise to MEPHRLADRQPGRSRADPRTAEPLTDGQVRIAVRAVGVNFKDVLITLGMVPGDLTRLGAEAAGVVLDVGPGVRSLRPGDRVFGLADAAFGSTAVTDRRLLARIPDGWSFARAASVPAVFLTAYYALRDLLGLQPGQRILVHSGAGGVGMAAIQLARVWGAEVFATASEPKQDAVAGLGVARDHIASSRTLDFERAFTEVTGGKGVDAVLNSLAGEFVDASLRLLRPGGRFAEMGRTDIRESGPAGVEYLPFDLSDAGEERIGEMLAELLTLFGTGKLVALPVTTWDIRRAPSAFRHLSQARHVGKVVLTVGRDLDPDGTVLLTGGTGGLGASLARHLVRARGVRSLVLVSRTGIDAPGARELRDELTGAGASVTVAACDIADRAALGRVLDAVPAAHPLTAVVHAAGVLDDATIGELDPGRLETVLRPKVRGARLLHELTQDLDLSAFVLFSSAAGVFGAAGQGNYAAANAVLDALARHRGARGLPAVSIDWGLWDLPSAMTAGLDHARFARSGLMPLAEEQGHAIFDQVATGGEAQVVAARLDLAVFRDLPDPPRLMAGLVRGPRKAAGTTAARPVRTEEGLLEMVRATAADVLGYAGTGEVGPAGLFAELGLDSLTAVELRNRLASATSLRLPTSIAFDHPTPARLARHLLTQLNVEPAAATAPAPPPSDLVADLCAAAFEAGDGKRAFDLLRTVARNRPTFRTEPGTPAFAPLASGAGAPRLVCLTPLVPLAGAYTYARFAAGFRGSRTVDVLATPGFLDGEPLAESGEVLARVQTERVLARIGDDPFVLVGYSSGGLLALAMAALLSERGAPVRSVVLLDTYLPSPDRMDEFVAALMRGMTDRRDVVRGLTGTGLSAMAWNCDLFAEWSAAPLPVPVLSVRADVPLLAGAGSAPVVARADVRTTAGDHFTLLEEHASRTSALVAEWLTEDGHAVR